From the genome of Phlebotomus papatasi isolate M1 chromosome 2, Ppap_2.1, whole genome shotgun sequence:
NNNNNNNNNNNNNNNNNNNNNNNNNNNNNNNNNNNNNNNNNNNNNNNNNNNNNNNNNNNNNNNNNNNNNNNNNNNNNNNNNNNNNNNNNNNNNNNNNNNNNNNNNNNNNNNNNNNNNNNAAGTCTTATGATATTGACCAAAAAAAACACACTGCCAGGATAGGGATTATTTGCTTTAGAAACGAAACATttcacggtaaaaacttttggacactgaccaaaatattggaacaagttttccttggaacaaatttttttggaatcgatttgcaccttgaaaagatatttttttgttccaaaaagttttctttatagttttgttatgaaattcagttacaattttgttagagttttcttttggaaccgttttgatacagtggaatgtctacaaatttgagttgaattcgttttatacaaatttgttcctgaaatttggaacacaatttgttgcactcggttgttttgttcccactgtcaagaacaaattggtacatattatttataacaatattactcctacatctgtaacatatttgttccaaaaattttcggtgtccgtggacgaggtaatttttggaacgaaattgttactcatatgggaaatctgtttgttcccattgtcgggaacaaatccgtgtaagtgatttcgtcttacagttaaggtctatacttcagtcgagatggatttcggtggcgaaagttcataaggaacatcaaataagaatcaacttaagagtgttttatacagacgcgtgcatgacgaaatcatatgcgagtgctgacagcaagaggggaagggaatctcgaattaaaaaagtgaaaccatgtagcacgaaaattgtcacagatttggcgtcctcttcgcttcggtgacgggtgactgagtgtgagaggagggatacgattttatactagacgagctattttttggaataaattccttactaatattgggcatctttttgttcctcctagaaggtacaaatttgttccaaaaattttcggtgtccgtgaacgagctaatttttggaacaaatatgtccggaaattttttaccgtgtgaTGGAATCGATGGGATACAAGTTAGACCATGAGTGCAACTCCCTAAATAGCGTCATTCTTTGAGGCACAGTGCCGTTTTCCTGTACTGTGGAGGAAACAGCGTAGCTTCAGATGTTTCTTCTGAAGTTGGGGGAAAGAATAGATAAGAAAATAAGGGAAGGATTCCAGTTGAGGCTATTGCACAACtccagaaggggaattctgcaaGGATATGACAATGTTATGTGACAAATTTCGTGGTAAATTTCGAAGCAGAACAACATAGCCAACTGAGGATCGAATAGCCATTGCAAGGAGTTCTTTAAAGCTCTTAGTAAatgatacactgagagaaatccgaaaaagttaaaataacattccggaaatgctaattttaccctgcagtattggtccgaaaacggtgtaaatattaccctttttatttgtattatgggttaaagttacccttctttcatgttgattttacacttaaaagatgtaaaattaacattaaaaaatgttgatatatttttacacctcaaaattgttaaatttctgaggaaaaaatgttaatcgcactctctttttttctcagcgtAGCATTACTGAATTTTCGATTAAATAAATCGTAGAAGTGGTCATATGAAGTTTGAACATTTCACaagatcttttcaaattaaCAAGATTATCAAATTCTGACAACTAAAACGGATGTTAATAGTAATTTAATagtaatgacgaaaaaaagttaatcgcagcctctttttttctcagtgtatgaatctgattttcgattttttttttgaaaaatgtaccacattaaaagttttaaatttgtcatatgacattgtcgtaTTGTTACAGAATACCCTTAAAGGAAGTCTTGTATAGCAGGAACAGAAACACCAAACGTTCGAATCAGATCAAGCAGGATTTGATTCCACTTCTAAAACACAGAACTGTAAAGACTTTCGACTGAAAGATCTATAAATTTACTTATTTGTAGTTACCAGAGAAAAAGAGTATTATTCACAAATTTCGGCTCCACAAAAATTTTATGTCCTATCTatacaaaaatttgttcaaaaatttgagagattttttaaaaggaaaattttaaagtagaaGATGCATGGCGGTGAATATAGAACTGTCAAATTTAGTGTCAAAGTGATCTGTCAATAAAAGGAGCTGGAAAGGCTTTATGCTTTTCAAGGAAATATTCAGAAAGTAAAACAAGTTTGCAATTTAACTTTAAACATGGACCTTCAAAGTCAGCAAGATGTTGAAGGTGTAGAATACAGCATTGTTAAAGAAGAATCCATAATCCAAGACCAAATACCAGAAGTTTACAAAGAAAGCTATGTGCAGATTCAGTGAGTACAGCTGAAAAAATGCGCATACAAAGCaataaacttaataaaatataaaatttctagGAATCCTCAAGCTATCCAACAGACGCaggaaattattcaatttgtaATAACTGAAATTGCTGAAATTAGAGAAAGAAAGCATGTATGCAAATTCTGTAACAAAGCCTTTACGCAGTATTCTTCACTTTCGGAACACGTAGTCACTCATTCTGCTGAGAGAAATTACAAATGCAGCCTTTGTCCAGCAGCATTTAAGAGTGCAAAAAGACTCAAAAGGCATACTGCAGAAACACATTCAGAAGGATTCTACCCATGCACTATCTGCAACAAGAGTTTCCCAGCAGTAATTAAACTAAAACGGCACATACAGAGACATACGGGAGAACGGCGGTATGAATGTAGCTTTTGTGGAaaaagattccaagacattagTCACAGGAATAACCATGAAGCAGGAGTACATTTGGGCAAAAAACGGAATAGACCAGAGAGAAGATACAAATGTGAGTATTGTCAGAAAAGATTTCCGTACAAGTCTACATTGAGTAGACATATAGCAGCTATGCACGAAAACCCTGAAAGGCAAGCTCTTTGCCCAAATCCAGAGTAACTGGAAATGTTCAAACCCAAATCCAATTCTTCAGAAACATAACATTTCATAATAGAGTGGGCTAATTCTCTGCGAGATCAGTTACATTGGATTCTAGATGATTTGATAAAACACAATTAAAAAACATCCACAGAAGAAATATGAAAACTTTAACGGAAATCAACTGATGAAAATTCTGAAGTGATAATTGGGATTCTCACCTTGCAGTTATATAAAAGATTTCAATAAATCAACTTTACTTTCGTTATGAAGAAAACGCAGCTACCAAATTTAATCTGGGTACGACAAGACACGAAGAAATGCCTAACGGATAAACCCAGGATCAAGAACTGCGTTGGATAGCAAAAGCAAACCTAGCAACACTTCAGAAGACAACAAATAAAGTCAATAGCACTTGACTGCAGAAAAATAAGCAAAGAATCCCTCGATACTTGATTATAATTAAGAGATATGGGATATCACCTAAAGCATTGTCTATATCCGGattcatttttaaatcttttaagaatTACTTTAGGGAAAACGAAGATGATCGGAtagtttttaagattccaaaAAACACTTCTATAAGAAATTGACCAAAAACTTCATTTGGGGATCTCGTGGATCAGTTAACAACGTTTGCCAGCTCTTTGGCAGATAGATCCCTCAATTGATCTCTCGCAATTGTGAGATCATCTACCCGGCGAAAAAACAAATTCTGGATGTTTCGATGGAGATAGCTTCATTTAGTTAAGTCAAGTTGAATTATGTCGAATTATGATTTGATGGTTACtaataaaacatgatttttggtatttcataattattttttggtaTTGAATTATAACCATATAGAGAGGCTAGATTatgcatacactgagagaaatccgaaaaagttaaaataacattgcggaaatgttaattttaccctgattgatccgaaatcggtgtaaatattaccctttttaggtgtattgggggttaaagttacccttttccatgttaattttacccttaaagtgtaaaattaacattaaaaatgttgatataatttacacctataaagtgttaaaattataaggaaaaaaagttaatcgcaccctcttttttctcagtgtaataagcAGAAGTTGATATTTTAAATACCCTTCTGGCTGAATAATGTAAAAAGAAGGATGAATTAGTACACGAAGAGTCCGTCGATGATTCTAACTTGTATGATCATCGAAATATTTTTACTGTTATTTCATAAAACGCAGTGACTCCAAAACttatatttaaaatgtaaaattgaggTAGAATAAACTGGAAATCGAAATACATAGCATCAGTCTTCTTACTTTGCATCCCTGATTTGATTTTCCCCGTGAAATcatacactaagaaaaatccaaaaaagttaaaataacattccggtaatgttaatattaccctgcagtattgatccgaaatcggtgtaaatattatgctttttaggtgttttaggggttaaagttaccctttttcatgttatttttacccttaaaaaggtgtaaaaataacattaaaaaatgttgatatatttttacacctaaaaagtgatagttacgaggaaaaaaagttaatcgcactcccgtttttttttctcagtgttatttataatttttatttctcaaataaatgtaattaaaattaaattaagaataTAATCAGAAgcgaaaaaatgaataaaagttaATGATTCAGACTGAGACTGGAAGTAGCCTACAATTCCGTCAACGAATTAGTCTGACATTCGGGCGAATAGAATTTCTCCTTGACAAAAACCATACGAGACAACTGATTCAAGCTAGCTCTAGGAACCAAGAGTCTGCGGACCCTGGCAGAGGCCCGGGAATTAGGAGTGAGGCTGAGTATTGCGGCCTCTCAGAGATGATTAAACGGAAAGGGAATGACACCGCTCTCAGACGGAGAAGTTATGGGAGATCACAACCCATCAGGATGTTACGATGCTCGGAAATGTGATTACGGAGGCCAAGCCCACATACGTACCTAACACTGTCGTGGAAGATCACGGATAGCCTCCGCAGCGTCTTACAATCCGCTGCGAAGAACAGCTCAGCGCCATAAGGTTATTGTGGGTATGATCAACACCTTAACCAAAAGTAGACGAGTATTTTCTGCCTTGACCTCGCGATACCTACGAAGCTCTTGCAGAGTACAGTAAACTCTTTGGATAATTTGAGAAATGTGATATAACCAGGAAAAGaatgaatttataataaatagaaaatagatTCATCACGAATTTGAGACTTGAATGGCCATAAACTTAAAGGAAAGCAATCCGTTAAATAATTTCATCATATAACTTTTTCTTTTAGATTTCTGcggaaaatatctacacctctgccgaaaagtTCTcgcaaaaacaagcattaaatgcaatttctcaaatttctaGTTTGCTAAAAAggagaaattattttcaaaatttcaaaagaattttaaaaagtttaattttaaattaagagaTGTGGTGAATAAACATAGAAGAGTATATTGCAGGTCTACTTGTCAGTAAAAGAAAGTGCTGGGAATGCTTTACTTCCAAAGGAAattatttagcaaaaaaaactaatttctaaTGGTAATAGTTTATTTTAAGCCAAAAGATGGAAATTGAAACCAATCAAGATAACGAAGTATTTGACTGCAGCATTGTAAAAGAAGAACCCGTCATCCAAGAGCAGAAAATAGAAGTTTATAAAGACAATTCTGAGCAGAATGAGTGAGTAAATACTGTAAATACAATACAGtacactctctcaaattcgggcatttggaatTAAATATCATTATAGATTAACATAAAACTCTATAAAATCAACTTATAATTTGTTCCACGACAAacctttggtttttttttataaatgtaacggctaataattttataaagcagCTCGATTTTTGAAcaaccgaattagcgagagcaTACTGTACGTTATATCTTCTGAGTCTGAGAGCAATAATGTAGCAATTCTAAACTTTTCAGGAATCTTCAAGATTTACAGAAAAAGCCAGAAGTCCTTCAATTTGTAATAACTGaagttaaagagaaaaaatataaatgcaataCATGTGATAAGGCTTTTATCCATAAATCTATACTCTCGGAACACTTAGTATGTCACTCTACTGTGAAAAAAGCGAAATGCAAACTCTGTCCGGCAGCCTTTAAGAGCAATAAAAGACTCAGGAAACATATTAGAGAAACACATTCAGAAAAATCCTATCCCTGCCCAAActgcaacaaaatttttaagacTGCAGATTCTATGAGATTGCACCATATAAGGCACACAGGAGAACGACcatttgagtgtaatttctgTGGGCAAAGCTTCATACACAGAAGTCACAGGAATAGCCATATTGCAATTgttcatagaggtaaaaaacggaaaaagcctgagaaaaaattcaaatgtgACATATGCGAAAAGAGCTTTCCTTACAAATGCGTATTGGAGAAACATACAGCAACTGTTCACAGAGATATCAAGAAAATTCAATGCCCTGAGTGCCCTAAAATGTACAAATTTGAGTACCATCTCAAGAAACATATGAGTAAacacaaaattataaataatactgAGAATTCCtagatatatatattttctcttTTGAAGATGAGATATCGTCAATCTTATGTCAATATATTGACgaactaatggcctctacacactagagaaatttatgtccatattgaagcaaattccctacgctcatgtaggaaaaactctaaaatatggacatatttttgtctagtgtgtagaggtcataatcCCTTGCAATTTCTAACATTGATAATTTGATGAACCAAGATTGTTGCTCATTGGTAATTTTGGGCTATTACAACGTCAAAGTAATTGCCAATATGTATCAGGAAACTAGCTTGAAAGTTTATTAGCCATGAGCAAAAAATTTAACTGTGTAAGCATTCTGGTGAGAGAGAGAGTGGACATTCCAACAATTTTCGCCATGAATAAAATCATACGCCGAC
Proteins encoded in this window:
- the LOC129800945 gene encoding zinc finger protein 347-like — its product is MDTENQQDDELFDCSIVKEEFIIQEQETEVIEKTDEQNEDLRDLEKKPEVVQFVITEVNEKKYKCKICDKAYAKPSTLSEHLVTHSSEKNSKCNICPATFASDRRLRKHFRDKHSGETYPCTICNKIFYAANSLRMHLQRHTGERRYECDFCGQKFQDGSHRNRHVAVVHLGKKRKSPRNRYKCDQCEKSFKELERLYAFQGNIQKVKQVCNLTLNMDLQSQQDVEGVEYSIVKEESIIQDQIPEVYKESYVQIQNPQAIQQTQEIIQFVITEIAEIRERKHVCKFCNKAFTQYSSLSEHVVTHSAERNYKCSLCPAAFKSAKRLKRHTAETHSEGFYPCTICNKSFPAVIKLKRHIQRHTGERRYECSFCGKRFQDISHRNNHEAGVHLGKKRNRPERRYKCEYCQKRFPYKSTLSRHIAAMHENPERQALCPNPE